A window of the Planococcus citri chromosome 4, ihPlaCitr1.1, whole genome shotgun sequence genome harbors these coding sequences:
- the LOC135843141 gene encoding uncharacterized protein LOC135843141 — MDCDNWVLTIRPKRVTKEEIRKCSRPSCFSDEKPVYAGYSAPPQAYYPFRAQAPPAQTYQAMPRNSPYLNKPQNQSVEDEQSSPLGRSEQSQIYTNSGPSSSSVEYQPNGPIYGYRGGPLSSAPYQLNGGPVYGNRGGPLDSDPYQLKGPVHVYPESSSIPKFLYGLMGRRRK, encoded by the exons atggatTGCGATAACTGGGTGCTAACTATCAGA CCAAAACGAGTCACCAAAGAAGAAATAAGAAAATGCAGTAGGCCTAGTTGTTTCTCTGATGAAAAACCTGTATATGCTGGATATTCGGCGCCACCGCAAGCATATTATCCGTTTAGAGCTCAAGCTCCACCAGCTCAAACTTATCAG GCAATGCCTCGAAATAGCCCGTACTTAAATAAGCCGCAAAATCAATCCGTAGAAGATGAACAAAGCAGTCCTTTGGGTAGAAGCGAACAGAGTCAAATTTACACAAACTCCGGCCCTTCTTCGAGTAGCGTGGAGTACCAACCCAATGGACCAATATACGGATATCGTGGAGGTCCTCTGAGCAGTGCGCCATATCAACTGAATGGTGGTCCAGTATACGGAAATCGTGGAGGTCCTCTGGACAGTGATCCGTATCAACTCAAAGGCCCAGTACATGTATACCCAGAGTCATCCTCGATACCTAAATTTTTATATGGACTGATGGGTCGTCGTCGTAAATAA